TTTAGTTCCAGTAGCTTTAAATTTTTGGTTGTTtcaatttgagtttttttttttttttcctgcttACTAGTTTTTCCCTTTTAAAATAGATTGTGTTTGTGTAAGATTCATGTGCAAATTAACCTAGTTTTGTGATTTTTCTTGGCATAGGAAAATGAAGGCTCCTGTAAAACAACATGATGCTGAAATCAATACCGGCTATGTTATTTATGGTTGTATTTCTTCGAAGATGCAATTCCCATCAAGCAAATGTTCGATTGTGGGAAAGGATATAACGTCATCCTCAATCATTAAGAAGAGATCTCTTTCCTTTACAGGTCGTCGTGACACTTTTATCAGACTTGTTCGTGGTAGAAGGGCTCAAGAATACTATTTGATAGTTTTATCGCGAGCAAAGATGCTCAAATCATACACACCGCCAGTATTAGTAGACTAGTCATTGGGTACCGATGGAGAACGAGTGCTTCCTAGATTtttgaaaaattacaaaaaaattgGTTATCTTTgtcattttagttttagaatctgCTGTAGGACTCATCGCGTTGTGCTCTTTTCCTTCATCAGGGTTTTATCCCTTTGGATTTGGGTTTTCCCGGtcaaggtttttagcgaggcaACAAATGCGTGTCCAACACCTTTCGGTGGTTTTATCATTTACCTTTTATTGTCTGCGTTTTACTTTTTATGTATTTCCCTTAATTTGTTAGCTATAACATATAGATATAATTATATTGTAATCACGGCTGCTAACGCCTTAAGTTAGCTTTCTAATGAAATACCTTattcacaaaaaagaaaaaatacgcAGAGGGTATTACCTATTATCTAGAATTTTTGCTATCTCTCCTCCTTTAAAATGCTAAGTCATATGAGCTCCCACGTCGCATGGTGAGTGTGACACCCcatcaaattaaattagataaaagatTTGGGTATTAGTAATTCTGGAGAGGACACTTGGCGAGACTTTATTGGTGGAAACATTAAAACTTGGATAACACTTTGTTTACACCCTGCACTTAACAGGCCGTTAGTAACACCTTCAGCATAAAGGTGGGTGGACGACACATACATTTCGTTCTCAGGCTAAATAAATAGttacacttggtttacaccaaatacttaactGGACGTTAATGATGCTGTCCGATGTAGACAATACCTACGTCAAAATTTAACCCTAactaagaaaaccaaaacctaaagaAATCCAAGACTCCGTTTCGtctccattcttcttcttctctaaaccCTATGAACACTAAAAATTCTTCCGTGTCCACCAACCACCTCCAGCTCTCTTTTGAATTCTCTTTTCTGATACCTGATGCAAACCCCTTCTCGATTGTCTCTTAGAATTCTTACTGTTTCTAACTCGGAGAAACATCAATTTCGGGGTTTTTTCATctgaatcaaattttttttttttgatcttctgTGATGCATTCGAAAATTTTCGTTATCTCTTTTCGTTGGCAGATCTCAAGGTTAgcaaatgattttatgaaatctaattgatgctgatatattttgtctcttTATTCAACAACGGGATTGATGTTGAGAGAATTCTGATTTTCATGATGTTATTTCTCAAGTGATTCATTGATTTGAGCTCTGTAATGAATTAGGATTCATTATGAGTGTATGTGAATTTGATTGCTGTGCAGGGAAGGAGTTGTAATGCCTCAAAAATCAGAACCAACAGAGTACACAAGCGGTGTTTGTTAAAATGCCTAAATGAATTGATTAGTTTTTCTGCTACTGTAAGGCTGTTGTTGCCGATTGAGGGGTTTAATGGGTTCCGGTGGTGTCAAATGTTGTAATCAGTTGGAGGAAATAGTATGGGTAGGAGGCGGAGTTGTTTTTGGCAGAGAGAATGCTCACTGAGCAGGCAGATGTCATAACTTTTGATGGCGAGGTACTACTATACCAGCATCCTTTTTGTATCAGTTTTTATGCAAGCCTTAATTAGTTAAGTTGTGACGAAATCTATACAAGCCATACTATGTTGGAAAAACAATGGTTTGCATGATTTCTAAAGTGTTTTTTTCATTCTGATTATAGTATTTGCAACATGAAGCACTGTAGCGGGATATACACATTCTGTTTAAGTGTTTAATCTTTCGCATATCTTATATTTTGACTACTCTGAGGCATTTCAAGTCTTTCTTGTTAGAATCCTTTTGAGTATTTATGAATAATTTACCATGAAACAGGTTTATCGAGTGTATTTGAGCACGCTTACAAAGATTGCCATCATAGACCATGAAAAGAAAGAACGATTGTACAAAGAAGATAAAATATCCAAATTCGGATCAAATTTTGTTAATTTATGAAGtcaaatgaatattttttttctctattttgaATGTCCGTTGTTTTGATTCTTTTAAGCTATTGTTGACTCTTGCTTTGTGCACTCGACCAAAGGCCTGAGAATGATCGGGATCATTATGGAAACAAGAGGATAGACCTTGCTGGTCCTTTACCTGGAGGCCTATTCCGGGATCTGTTCAGGAAGTTAACAAGGGATGTCAGTGGCTATGTTCAGAGGTGGGTTGATGATTGTAAGTTGTTGTTGCCGATTGAATGAGTTGTTTAATAGGGTTCAGGTGGCCTGTAAGGAGAATTGAACAAATGGAGTAGTTAAAGTGTGCAACTGGAATGGGTGCAGATGTAGATGCCATGTGTTGTTATGAATGGCATTGTGAATAACGGGTTAGTGGTTTGTTTGGTGAACtgatttagatgaatgttaggttccACAGGTCAAGAAATACTGAGTTCAGACGAGTTGAGCTTGAAGGGTTTTGATGAAATTCAAGTAGAGATGCAGATGCAGTCTTGAGATGAGATAAGAAGCCACAGAAAGTGTTATTGGTGTTGTAGTGTGGTTGTATATGGGGTTGTGCAGGTCTGAGTGGTGTTGATGGTTGTGCTGTTACAAGGTAGAGAAGACAATGGTATTGAGTTTGTTATGAAGCTGAAGTGGATGGCAGATTGGAATTGAGAtgtgctgctgctgaagctggAGTGAGTAGCAACACAATTGGTAGACAGTGGAGGTATGGAAATGGATTAGGATTTATGGTTACTGTTGCAGAGATGAGTCTATGGTGGTTATGTAGCTGATTGTAGTGCTGAAACCATTTGGCGGTTACTGTCATTAATGGAAATGATAGAATGTATGAATGCAATCAATACATGGAGAGTACAAGTTGCGTGAATTGTTTTGAACTGAAATTACATAGAAAGAAATCTGTGAAGATTACAAGAGAATATCACTGGTGATTGAAACTCCAAAATGAGctttagatgtatgcttaggaaatTTGCAATTCTGGAAAAGCTATGCACTGACAGTTCCACAGAACTGACAAGCCTAAATAGTTGACCCCTGACTCAGTTGTTCTGACTCGATGACTAACTCACCATATACCTTGACCgaattgactcagttgaccggTGATCGGCACCAGAAACCCGGGTGCTACACTACTTCTATGTTCTCAACATTAATATCTGCATAAACTCGATATTTATACGTATTCTTCGGATCAACTTTGATCTACATAATATTAAAAATTACAtgccataccaaatcaaaaatcattaGGGACGGACGGGTGGAACGAATTcgagccacaccaaattaaaaaaccTAAACGAGCGAGGCGAAAGTGAGCCACATAAGATCAAAAATGCATCGTGACAGGACGAGGCGAAACCgtgcaacaccaaatcaaaatgtATACGGGAGAAGCAAAGCCacgccaaatcaaaaatcctaagcgacaggacgaggcgaagccgagccataccaaatcaaaatTGTATCACGTTAGGATGGGGTGAATTTCcactacaccaaatcaaaaatgcacgaCGGGGCGAGATGAAGTCAcatcataccaaatcaaaaatatggttaaaagaaaaagataccCGTGCTACAAAAAATCCTAAGGGACAAGTAGCCCAATCCGAGCTAAACCAAATCAAGATTCCTAAGCATGCGTCGGGACGGGATGAGGTAAAGCAGGTTTTgggcacgggcacaaaatctagtttcaTTCATAATCTCTAACCACAAAACGGAAGCATTAATAGAGATCCTAGTATTCTTTTCCTCCCTACATGTGGGTGTATCACCACATTTCATTACTAACAGCCGCTTAAACGATAAAAATAGGATTATCTACTAATTAAAACACTTAAACATGATTTTAACGCTCTACTCCAGATATGGGAACATCACATGACCAAGACATAATCTACACAGGTtaatagaaaaggaaaaaaaaaaagttcattccAAGTCTATTTTCCGCCCCTCAATAACCGACCACCAGCGCGAGTATTCAGAAAAACTGGAGCAATACTCATAAGAGACCGCTGGGTGAAAAGAGTACAAAGTACAATATCCGCCGGAGTCTCGGACTCGTTGATACCTCTAGCCAAAATCGCTATGTTTGGGATTTAGGGTTTTCGAGTGAATCATTTATACAATCACTAAAGAAAACCAATGAATCACCTCCTCATCAGAAGGATAACATCTAGTCACTCATCACTTGCTAAACCTCCATTCCTTGAGCACAACAATAATGTTAATACTGTCCAGCAGTCTCCTCCTTTGATTCTAATCACAACTAGAatcagaagaagaagttatgTTTCACCATCAAGTAAATTTGAAtttatcaagaaaagaaaaaagaaaactcagTTTGAAATACAAGTACTCGATCAGTGCGTATCTGGTCAAATCAAGAAACTTGATGATGCATTAGGATACTTTGACAAATTGGTTTCACTGAATCCCTTGCCATCTATTGAAACATTCAACCATCTATTCATTTCAATCTCAAAACTTAGATGTCATTCTTCTGTTTTTCCACTATACAACAAGATGAAATGGATTGGTATTCAACCCAATATATTCACATTTAACATTCTAATAAATTCTTGTTGCCAGTTAAGGGGAGTCAATTATGGGTTCTGTTTGTTTGGAGAAATTCTTAAGAGGGGATATCATCCTAATATTATAACATTCAATACTCTGGTTAAAGGGGTTTGTGTGCAAGGAATGAACCGTTTCGCGCTTCAAGTGTTTGATAAAATGACTACAAGCGGTGTTTCTCCCACAGTATTTACCTATAATATACTGATAGATTCTATGTATAAACAAGGggagatggaagaagcaaaacgGTTGTTTGAGGAAATGATTAAACTAGGCAAGGAGCCTGATGTAATTACTTTTAACTCGATGATAGATGGTTTGTGTTCGACAGGTAAGATAGACGAAGCGCGGAAATTGTTTGATTCAATGGTTGGTAAGGGTCTTGAGCATGATTTATACAGTTTCAGTGTGTTGATTAATGGGTATTGCAAGAAGTTTAAGGTGGATGATGCTCTGCAGCTCTTCGAGAAAATGAAGCAAAAGGGAATAAAGCCAACTCAAGTTACTTACACTACTCTGCTGGATGGACTATGCCGCGCGAAAAAAGTTACAATTGCACGAAGCCTGCTACTCGAGATGGAATCAACTGGTGTATCTCCAAACATAGTTACATATAATGCCATGTTGGATGGCCTTTGCAAGAATGGACATATTGATGAGGTGATAGAGTTATTCCAGTCTATGAAACTTAAGGGGTGTAAAGCTGATATTCACACTTATGGTTTAGTTATTGATGGCTTGTTCAAGGGGGGAAAATATGAAGATGCAAAGAAATTGTTCCATGAGATCCCAAATCAAGGATTAGTCCCCAATGTTAGAACATATACCATAATGATCAGTGGCATGTGCAGAGAAGGTAATTTACTGGAGGCCgagaaattgatttttgaaatgGAAAGGA
This DNA window, taken from Papaver somniferum cultivar HN1 chromosome 3, ASM357369v1, whole genome shotgun sequence, encodes the following:
- the LOC113358608 gene encoding putative pentatricopeptide repeat-containing protein At1g12700, mitochondrial is translated as MNHLLIRRITSSHSSLAKPPFLEHNNNVNTVQQSPPLILITTRIRRRSYVSPSSKFEFIKKRKKKTQFEIQVLDQCVSGQIKKLDDALGYFDKLVSLNPLPSIETFNHLFISISKLRCHSSVFPLYNKMKWIGIQPNIFTFNILINSCCQLRGVNYGFCLFGEILKRGYHPNIITFNTLVKGVCVQGMNRFALQVFDKMTTSGVSPTVFTYNILIDSMYKQGEMEEAKRLFEEMIKLGKEPDVITFNSMIDGLCSTGKIDEARKLFDSMVGKGLEHDLYSFSVLINGYCKKFKVDDALQLFEKMKQKGIKPTQVTYTTLLDGLCRAKKVTIARSLLLEMESTGVSPNIVTYNAMLDGLCKNGHIDEVIELFQSMKLKGCKADIHTYGLVIDGLFKGGKYEDAKKLFHEIPNQGLVPNVRTYTIMISGMCREGNLLEAEKLIFEMERNGCMPNAVTCETIIKGFLERKDVEKAKKFLQIMRQRNFSPSNSLI